The Thermosynechococcus sp. genome has a segment encoding these proteins:
- the tkt gene encoding transketolase, translating to MPAVTQSLDELCVNAIRFLAIDAVQKANSGHPGLPMGAAPMAYVLWNQFMRFNPKNPQWFNRDRFVLSAGHGCMLQYALLYLTGYDSVTIEDIKQFRQWGSRTPGHPENFETPGVEVTTGPLGQGICNAVGLAVAEAHLAARFNKPDIKLVDHYTYVILGDGCNMEGVSGEACSLAGHWGLGKLIALYDDNHISIDGSTDIAFTEDVCKRFEAYGWHVQHVADGNTDLAGIAKAIEAAKAVTDKPSLIKVTTTIGYGSPNKANTAGVHGAALGPEEVKLTRENLGWNYEPFVVPEEVLNHFRKAIERGASYEAEWNQTLATYRQKYPEEAAEFERLLRGELPANWDANLPSYTPEDKAVATRKHSEICLNAIAPNLPELIGGSADLTHSNLTELKCSGDFQKGQYHNRNIRFGVREHGMAAICNGIALHNSGLIPYCATFLVFADYLRPALRLSALSQAGVIYVMTHDSIALGEDGPTHQPVETLASLRAIPNLLVIRPADGNETAGAYQVAVQRRKQPTLLALTRQNVPNLAGSSAANVAKGAYILVDCGSTPDLILIGTGSEVSLCVKAAETLTANGKKVRVVSMPSWELFEEQSPEYKASVLPAGVKRLAVEAAASFGWCRYADATVSIERFGASAPGNVLMEKFGFTVDNVVAKANALLS from the coding sequence ATGCCTGCGGTTACTCAATCCCTTGATGAACTCTGTGTTAATGCGATCCGTTTTCTAGCGATCGATGCGGTACAAAAGGCCAACTCTGGGCACCCCGGTCTGCCCATGGGGGCAGCTCCCATGGCCTACGTGCTCTGGAACCAGTTCATGCGGTTTAACCCCAAAAATCCGCAATGGTTCAATCGCGATCGCTTTGTCCTGTCGGCGGGTCATGGCTGCATGTTGCAGTATGCCCTGCTCTACCTCACAGGCTATGACAGCGTTACCATTGAGGATATTAAACAGTTCCGCCAGTGGGGGTCGCGCACGCCCGGTCACCCCGAAAACTTTGAAACCCCCGGTGTGGAGGTGACCACAGGCCCCCTGGGTCAAGGGATTTGTAACGCCGTTGGCTTAGCGGTGGCTGAAGCCCATCTGGCCGCCCGCTTCAACAAGCCCGACATCAAACTGGTAGATCACTACACCTACGTCATTCTGGGGGATGGCTGCAATATGGAGGGGGTCTCCGGAGAAGCCTGCTCCCTGGCTGGTCACTGGGGCTTGGGTAAGCTCATTGCCCTCTATGACGATAACCACATTTCTATTGACGGCTCCACCGACATTGCCTTTACAGAGGATGTTTGCAAGCGTTTTGAAGCCTACGGTTGGCACGTGCAGCACGTTGCCGATGGCAATACGGATCTCGCCGGCATTGCCAAGGCCATTGAAGCGGCTAAGGCCGTAACCGATAAACCGTCCCTCATTAAGGTCACCACTACCATTGGCTACGGTTCCCCCAACAAAGCCAACACTGCCGGTGTGCACGGTGCTGCTCTCGGTCCTGAGGAGGTCAAGCTTACCCGGGAAAACCTTGGCTGGAACTATGAACCCTTTGTTGTCCCCGAGGAGGTTCTGAACCACTTCCGCAAAGCCATTGAGCGCGGTGCCAGCTATGAAGCGGAGTGGAACCAAACCCTGGCCACCTACCGCCAGAAATATCCTGAGGAGGCTGCCGAATTTGAACGGCTGCTACGGGGGGAATTGCCCGCCAACTGGGATGCCAATCTCCCCAGTTACACCCCTGAGGACAAGGCCGTGGCTACCCGCAAGCATTCGGAAATTTGCCTGAACGCGATCGCCCCCAATTTGCCAGAACTCATCGGTGGCTCTGCCGACTTGACCCACTCCAACCTCACCGAATTGAAGTGTTCCGGGGACTTCCAAAAAGGTCAGTACCACAATCGCAACATTCGCTTTGGCGTCCGTGAACACGGCATGGCCGCTATTTGCAACGGCATTGCCCTCCACAATTCCGGCTTGATTCCCTACTGTGCTACCTTCTTAGTCTTTGCTGATTACCTGCGGCCTGCCCTGCGCCTTTCGGCGCTCTCCCAAGCGGGTGTTATCTATGTGATGACCCACGACTCCATTGCCCTTGGGGAAGATGGGCCGACTCACCAACCCGTGGAAACCTTGGCCTCCCTGCGTGCCATTCCCAACCTCCTGGTGATCCGGCCGGCCGATGGCAATGAAACCGCGGGGGCTTACCAAGTTGCCGTCCAACGGCGCAAACAGCCTACCCTGCTGGCCCTGACCCGCCAAAATGTGCCCAACTTGGCCGGTAGCTCCGCGGCGAATGTCGCCAAAGGTGCCTATATCCTTGTGGATTGTGGAAGTACCCCCGACTTGATCCTGATTGGAACAGGTTCAGAAGTCTCCCTCTGTGTCAAGGCCGCTGAAACCCTGACCGCCAATGGCAAGAAGGTGCGGGTGGTGTCCATGCCCTCTTGGGAACTCTTTGAGGAGCAATCCCCTGAGTACAAAGCCAGTGTGCTGCCGGCGGGGGTAAAACGCCTTGCTGTGGAGGCGGCTGCTAGTTTTGGTTGGTGCCGCTATGCCGATGCAACGGTATCAATCGAACGCTTTGGTGCCTCGGCCCCTGGTAACGTCCTCATGGAGAAATTTGGCTTCACTGTGGACAATGTCGTGGCCAAAGCCAATGCCCTTCTCAGCTAA